A stretch of the Macaca mulatta isolate MMU2019108-1 chromosome 16, T2T-MMU8v2.0, whole genome shotgun sequence genome encodes the following:
- the NMT1 gene encoding glycylpeptide N-tetradecanoyltransferase 1, which produces MADESETAVKPLASPLLQMMEGNGNGHEHCSDCENEEDNSYNRGGLSPANDTGAKKKKKKQKKKKEKGSETDSTQDQPVKMNSLPAERIQEIQKAIELFSVGQGPAKTMEEASKRSYQFWDTQPVPKLGEVVNTHGPVEPDKDNIRQEPYTLPQGFTWDALDLGDRGVLKELYTLLNENYVEDDDNMFRFDYSPEFLLWALRPPGWLPQWHCGVRVVSSRKLVGFISAIPANIHIYDTEKKMVEINFLCVHKKLRSKRVAPVLIREITRRVHLEGIFQAVYTAGVVLPKPVGTCRYWHRSLNPRKLIEVKFSHLSRNMTMQRTMKLYRLPETPKTAGLRPMETKDIPVVHQLLTRYLKQFHLTPVMSQEEVEHWFYPQENIIDTFVVENSNGEVTDFLSFYTLPSTIMNHPTHKSLKAAYSFYNVHTQTPLLDLMSDALVLAKMKGFDVFNALDLMENKTFLEKLKFGIGDGNLQYYLYNWKCPSMGAEKVGLVLQ; this is translated from the exons TGGTTTGAGTCCAGCCAATGACACTGgagccaaaaagaagaaaaagaaacaaaaaaagaagaaagaaaaaggcagtgAGACAGATTCAACCCAGGATCAGCCTGTAAAG ATGAACTCTTTGCCAGCAGAgaggatccaggaaatacagaaggcCATTGAGCTGTTCTCAGTGGGTCAGGGACCTGCCAAAACCATGGAGGAGGCTAGCAAGCGAAGCTACCAGTTCTGGGATACGCAGCCCGTCCCCAAGCTGG GCGAAGTGGTGAACACCCATGGCCCCGTGGAGCCTGACAAGGACAATATCCGCCAGGAGCCCTACACCCTGCCCCAGGGCTTCACCTGGGATGCCTTGGACCTGGGCGACCGTGGTGTG CTGAAAGAACTATACACCCTCCTGAATGAGAACTATGTGGAAGATGATGACAACATGTTCCGGTTTGATTATTCCCCAGAGTTTCTTTTGTG GGCTCTCCGGCCACCCGGCTGGCTCCCCCAGTGGCACTGCGGGGTTCGAGTGGTCTCAAGTCGGAAATTGGTTGGGTTTATTAGCGCCATCCCAGCAAACATCCATATCTATGACAC AGAGAAGAAGATGGTGGAGATCAACTTCCTGTGTGTCCACAAGAAGCTGCGTTCCAAGAGGGTGGCTCCAGTCCTGATCCGTGAGATTACCAGGCGGGTTCACCTGGAGGGCATCTTCCAAGCTGTTTACACTGCCGGGGTGGTACTACCAAAGCCCGTTGGCACCTGCAG GTATTGGCATCGGTCCCTAAACCCACGGAAGCTGATTGAAGTGAAGTTCTCCCACCTGAGCAGAAATATGACCATGCAGCGCACCATGAAGCTCTACCGACTGCCAGAG ACTCCCAAGACAGCTGGGCTGCGACCAATGGAAACAAAGGACATTCCAGTAGTGCACCAGCTCCTCACCAGGTACTTGAAGCAATTTCACCTTACGCCCGTCATGAGCCAGGAGGAGGTGGAGCACTGGTTCTACCCCCAGGAGAATATCATCGACACTTTCGTGGTGGAG AACTCAAACGGAGAGGTGACGGATTTCCTGAGCTTTTATACGCTGCCCTCCACCATCATGAACCATCCAACCCACAAGAGTCTCAAAGCTGCTTATTCTTTCTACAATGTTCACACCCAGACCCCTCTTCTAGACCTCATGAGCGACGCCCTTGTCCTCGCCAAAATG AAAGGGTTTGATGTGTTCAATGCACTGGATCTCATGGAGAACAAAACCTTCCTGGAGAAGCTCAAGTTTGGCATAGGGGACGGCAACCTGCAGTATTACCTTTACAATTGGAAATGCCCCAGCATGGGGGCAGAGAAG GTTGGACTGGTGTTACAATAA